One genomic segment of Desulfocapsa sulfexigens DSM 10523 includes these proteins:
- a CDS encoding serine/threonine-protein kinase, giving the protein MTDNLFIKKNFNICLFCDKKFYTPELENIFNDPDFHLFSPTTIILQDNFKSRIGVITVNGKKLVIKRHNFKSRWQQFKRYFRQTKSSKSWYYSRLLINKNISIPHPVACLEKRFGPFRRISFFFYEYVEGIQGEEYLRQLSNSPAEASEVIAAVLNTIDTIQTLGLIHGDIRLANFIFSENKLYLIDFDDVRKRSWYKPKSMKNRDIRGFRKDLCFNAPENLLPQLLKQLDQYCLEKNITISGPDYQKVSL; this is encoded by the coding sequence ATGACTGATAATTTATTCATAAAAAAGAATTTCAATATTTGCCTGTTCTGTGACAAAAAATTCTACACACCAGAACTGGAGAATATTTTCAACGATCCCGATTTCCACCTTTTCTCACCAACGACCATAATTCTTCAGGATAATTTTAAATCAAGAATTGGTGTGATTACGGTAAATGGAAAAAAACTTGTTATTAAACGACACAATTTCAAATCACGCTGGCAGCAATTCAAACGTTACTTCCGTCAAACAAAATCAAGTAAAAGCTGGTACTACTCCAGACTATTGATAAACAAAAATATTTCCATTCCTCATCCTGTTGCCTGTCTTGAAAAACGGTTTGGTCCGTTTCGGAGAATTTCCTTTTTTTTCTATGAATACGTGGAAGGGATTCAGGGGGAAGAGTATCTCAGGCAACTAAGCAATTCTCCTGCAGAAGCTTCGGAAGTTATCGCCGCAGTGCTGAACACCATCGATACTATTCAGACTCTTGGCTTAATCCATGGTGATATCCGGCTGGCAAATTTTATCTTCAGTGAGAACAAACTCTACCTGATAGATTTTGATGATGTTCGAAAAAGAAGTTGGTACAAACCCAAATCAATGAAAAACCGTGACATCAGAGGATTCAGGAAAGATCTTTGTTTTAATGCACCCGAAAATCTGCTGCCACAGTTACTGAAACAACTGGATCAGTATTGTCTGGAAAAAAATATCACCATAAGCGGTCCAGATTATCAAAAGGTATCATTATGA
- a CDS encoding CatB-related O-acetyltransferase has protein sequence MFFSSPKKPPATREQFSNPLFSIGKHTYGKPDIRTYGDNTRLTIGRFCSISSKVTIILGGNHRIDWITTYPFPALSSRWPEAKDINGHPGTKGDLTIGHDVWIGHGATILSGLTIGSGAVIGACSVVNQDIPPYGIVAGNPARLLRTRFDQETCNALLEMSWWNWPEDTIKKHMELLCSNRIHELLKVT, from the coding sequence ATGTTTTTTAGCTCACCCAAAAAACCACCTGCCACCAGGGAACAGTTCAGCAATCCACTCTTTAGTATCGGAAAACACACCTACGGCAAGCCTGATATCCGCACCTACGGTGACAACACCCGCTTGACCATCGGGAGGTTTTGTTCCATCTCCTCAAAAGTCACTATCATCCTTGGAGGAAATCATCGAATTGACTGGATCACAACATACCCCTTCCCGGCCCTTTCCTCCAGATGGCCTGAAGCGAAGGACATCAATGGCCACCCCGGAACCAAAGGAGACTTGACCATTGGCCATGATGTCTGGATTGGTCACGGGGCAACCATCCTCTCCGGTTTAACCATCGGTTCCGGTGCAGTAATCGGTGCCTGCAGTGTGGTCAATCAGGACATCCCCCCCTACGGAATAGTTGCTGGAAATCCTGCCCGGTTACTGAGGACCCGCTTTGATCAGGAGACCTGTAATGCTCTTCTGGAAATGAGCTGGTGGAACTGGCCTGAAGATACAATAAAAAAACATATGGAGTTACTCTGCAGCAACCGCATTCATGAACTCCTCAAGGTTACCTGA
- a CDS encoding O-antigen ligase family protein gives MNSLNQKIVAATSPLLILFAFAFPLSTSAGSVLAVLLLLFWMLSGGLKEKLNEIRLNPVAVAVLLFIALHIIGLLWSEDLALGLHILKKQWKLLLFPVLLTLVKKEHVKYYMAAFIFAIFLRACKAYMVLLGIITLPPSSVFLTEGTSHVTYSPMLALACYILLQNLLFASNKPIAQYLQSALLLFFSVTMFITVGRTGQIAFFLFIAITVFQYFYRRSKLQLITGLLLIPLLITATYFSSSTFRVRTDQAYTEMQNHRLCGNTSSVGLRVWFAQNTCQLIKNNVLIGVGTGDYPAEYAKINKTNSPTLPTTDNPHNQYLLTASQLGLFGIISLIAIFISQLVVAGRIKDSLTPLRQAFPLFFLVIMLGESYLQIHVTGLLFSLFSAILYKDFSQPTSLDD, from the coding sequence ATGAATTCACTTAACCAAAAGATAGTGGCAGCGACCTCACCACTCCTCATTCTATTTGCATTCGCATTTCCACTTTCGACATCTGCAGGATCAGTTCTGGCAGTACTTCTCCTTCTTTTCTGGATGCTGTCGGGGGGACTGAAGGAAAAACTTAACGAAATACGTCTTAACCCCGTCGCTGTCGCCGTTCTCCTCTTCATCGCTCTTCATATCATCGGGCTACTCTGGAGTGAAGACCTGGCTCTTGGGCTTCATATTCTAAAAAAACAATGGAAGTTGCTGCTCTTCCCCGTCTTACTCACTCTGGTAAAGAAAGAGCATGTGAAATACTACATGGCAGCCTTTATCTTCGCCATATTCCTGAGAGCCTGTAAAGCCTACATGGTTTTGCTTGGCATAATCACCCTTCCACCCTCCTCCGTTTTTCTTACCGAGGGTACATCTCATGTGACCTACAGTCCAATGCTGGCCCTGGCATGTTATATCCTCCTGCAGAATCTGCTCTTTGCCAGCAACAAACCCATTGCTCAGTACCTGCAGTCTGCCCTGCTCCTCTTTTTCTCTGTCACCATGTTTATCACAGTCGGCCGCACCGGACAGATAGCCTTCTTTCTCTTTATAGCGATAACGGTTTTTCAATACTTTTACCGCCGGTCAAAACTGCAACTCATAACAGGCCTTCTGCTTATACCGCTCTTAATAACAGCAACCTATTTTTCTTCCTCCACATTCAGAGTTCGTACAGATCAGGCATATACGGAAATGCAGAATCATCGCCTTTGCGGCAACACCTCCTCCGTCGGTCTGAGAGTCTGGTTCGCTCAAAATACTTGCCAGCTAATAAAGAACAACGTTCTCATCGGCGTGGGAACCGGTGATTACCCTGCTGAATATGCAAAAATCAACAAGACAAACTCCCCGACTCTGCCAACCACAGATAATCCTCACAATCAATATTTACTGACAGCATCACAACTTGGCCTTTTCGGTATTATCAGTTTGATAGCTATTTTCATCTCTCAACTTGTAGTAGCCGGCAGGATAAAAGATTCTCTCACGCCTTTACGCCAGGCCTTTCCCCTATTTTTTCTTGTGATTATGCTGGGTGAATCATACCTTCAAATACATGTAACCGGATTGCTTTTTTCTCTTTTCAGCGCCATATTGTATAAAGATTTTTCACAGCCCACTTCTCTTGATGACTGA
- a CDS encoding glycosyltransferase family 9 protein, whose protein sequence is MSSKKERSKTDILLKCQRILIVKQSSLGDIIHTLALVHALKRCHPAISIGWVVQKAFASIVKRDTAVDDVFVIDIPSTSEPNAGKTAFLKAVMATLRTLRDLRKSLSKNPYDLVLDLHASFRSGILALCNPGGVRIGFSVAKELNTLFQHQLVKVPESIMHAQDKNLLFASFFGCPVEDEDFFLQTSDKDLARVRECIPDDGKPLVYCNPVGRWETKFWPVERWAALGDRLQQEAGANVVLAGSRQDRPILDSIAELMVTRPLVTGGELSLIQSAALIKQSLLYIGVDTGPMHMAALAGIPVVALFGPTNPELVGPYKVPGKIVRNEMLDCLVCRKRSCEDLICMHSISVDQVYEQALLLF, encoded by the coding sequence ATGTCCTCAAAGAAAGAACGCTCAAAAACTGATATTTTATTGAAATGTCAAAGAATATTAATTGTTAAGCAAAGCTCACTTGGTGATATTATTCATACTCTGGCTCTCGTTCATGCACTGAAGCGATGTCATCCTGCAATTTCGATAGGATGGGTTGTTCAAAAGGCGTTTGCCTCAATAGTAAAAAGGGATACAGCAGTGGATGATGTGTTTGTAATCGATATCCCTTCGACCAGCGAACCCAATGCCGGGAAAACTGCTTTTTTAAAAGCTGTTATGGCAACATTACGAACGCTCAGGGATTTAAGGAAATCCCTTTCCAAAAACCCCTACGACCTGGTTCTTGATCTTCACGCTTCATTTCGTAGTGGAATACTTGCACTCTGCAATCCTGGCGGAGTCCGGATTGGATTCTCAGTTGCCAAGGAGCTAAATACTCTCTTTCAGCATCAACTGGTAAAAGTTCCTGAATCAATAATGCATGCTCAGGACAAAAATTTACTTTTTGCCTCCTTTTTCGGGTGTCCTGTTGAAGACGAAGATTTTTTCCTGCAAACGAGTGATAAGGATCTGGCGAGGGTAAGGGAATGTATTCCAGATGACGGGAAACCACTGGTTTATTGTAATCCAGTGGGGCGATGGGAGACAAAGTTCTGGCCTGTTGAGCGATGGGCAGCTCTTGGAGACAGGTTACAGCAGGAAGCAGGTGCTAACGTGGTTCTGGCTGGTTCCCGTCAAGACAGACCAATACTTGACAGTATCGCCGAATTAATGGTTACTCGTCCACTGGTAACGGGAGGAGAGTTATCCCTTATCCAGTCTGCGGCTCTGATTAAACAGTCATTACTCTACATAGGGGTGGATACCGGTCCCATGCACATGGCGGCCTTGGCCGGAATTCCTGTAGTTGCTCTTTTTGGCCCAACGAATCCAGAACTGGTTGGGCCATACAAGGTGCCCGGTAAAATTGTGAGAAATGAAATGCTTGATTGTCTGGTCTGTCGAAAAAGAAGCTGTGAAGACCTTATCTGTATGCATTCAATTTCCGTGGATCAGGTTTATGAACAGGCTCTGCTTCTTTTCTGA
- a CDS encoding glycosyltransferase family 2 protein — translation MQIALIITTYNNTDTLRLTLQTALNQVVPPSEIIVADDGSTTETAELVKEMREETDIPVYHCWQEDRGFRPARCRNMAMARSMADYCILVDGDIMLDEHFVEDHLYYATPGYFVQGSRVILSQKTTEKIVASGDIRVSVFGDSIGNRKNCIRSRFLSRVLSFKNSRLGGIKTCNFAFWKKDAVTVNGFNEEFVGWGHEDTEFAARLLNIGIRRQNVKFNALAYHLYHKSQSRDFLSQNNDLLSDTLRMKKNWCENGLDKHIGNCEACS, via the coding sequence ATGCAAATAGCACTTATTATAACTACGTATAATAATACCGATACATTACGATTGACGCTGCAGACAGCACTGAATCAGGTTGTACCTCCATCGGAAATAATTGTTGCTGACGATGGCTCGACCACCGAGACGGCTGAGTTGGTGAAAGAGATGCGAGAGGAGACTGATATCCCTGTGTACCACTGCTGGCAGGAGGATAGGGGCTTTCGTCCTGCAAGATGTCGGAATATGGCAATGGCAAGGAGCATGGCTGATTACTGTATTCTGGTTGATGGAGATATAATGCTCGATGAACATTTTGTCGAAGATCATCTATACTATGCGACACCCGGATATTTTGTTCAGGGATCCAGGGTTATATTAAGTCAAAAGACAACAGAGAAGATTGTTGCTTCCGGTGACATTCGGGTAAGTGTTTTCGGTGATAGTATTGGCAATCGGAAAAACTGCATTCGTTCCCGTTTTCTGTCCAGGGTTCTTTCTTTTAAAAACAGTAGGTTGGGTGGGATTAAGACTTGTAATTTTGCCTTCTGGAAAAAAGACGCTGTGACGGTAAATGGTTTCAATGAGGAATTTGTCGGATGGGGGCATGAAGATACAGAGTTTGCAGCCCGTCTGTTGAATATCGGGATCAGAAGGCAGAATGTGAAGTTTAATGCCCTGGCCTATCATCTTTACCACAAGTCCCAGTCGAGAGATTTCCTGAGCCAAAATAATGATCTGCTTTCGGATACTTTAAGGATGAAAAAAAACTGGTGTGAGAATGGACTGGATAAGCATATCGGAAACTGTGAGGCCTGCAGCTGA
- a CDS encoding glycosyl transferase family 90: protein MTNILTPAIYLRWKLPHLLASISCYDQNSILDRVAYYNKKQKPFTLGADRVQSADLTTRKNFVYYLDFKKYCRFFDPSFFFHYQFGDVVTVPVHPTFVKSRPLTENNANGIILKLNSIRHFTFVKDPLPYQHKKNKLVWRGKAGVQERKDFVRQHFDNPLFDIGQSNQPEEGGDPRRQKRFMSIEKQLQYKFILSIEGNDVATNLKWIMSSNSLCFMRKPRFETWFMEGRLLPDIHYVLLRDDYSDIEEKMNYYLQHEEEALKILKNAQAYIQQFQNNKTETLISLLVFRKYFEQSGQLR from the coding sequence ATGACCAACATTTTAACTCCCGCCATCTATCTTCGATGGAAACTCCCACATTTGCTGGCCTCAATCTCCTGCTATGACCAGAACTCTATTCTTGACAGGGTCGCTTATTACAATAAAAAGCAGAAACCATTCACTCTGGGAGCGGATCGAGTTCAATCGGCCGATCTCACGACCCGGAAAAACTTTGTCTATTATCTTGATTTCAAGAAATATTGCCGTTTCTTTGACCCGTCATTTTTCTTTCATTACCAATTTGGTGACGTCGTTACAGTCCCGGTACATCCAACCTTTGTCAAAAGCCGGCCACTCACAGAAAACAATGCAAATGGAATTATTTTAAAACTCAACAGCATCCGCCACTTCACATTTGTAAAAGACCCTCTTCCATACCAGCACAAAAAAAACAAACTTGTCTGGCGTGGAAAGGCCGGTGTTCAGGAACGAAAAGATTTTGTCCGGCAACATTTTGACAATCCACTTTTTGACATTGGCCAGTCAAATCAACCGGAGGAGGGAGGGGATCCCAGACGACAAAAACGATTTATGTCCATAGAAAAGCAGTTGCAGTATAAATTCATTCTCTCCATTGAGGGCAATGATGTGGCAACAAACCTTAAATGGATTATGTCTTCCAACTCCCTCTGTTTTATGCGAAAACCCCGTTTTGAAACCTGGTTTATGGAGGGAAGGCTTCTACCTGACATTCATTATGTTCTGTTACGGGATGACTATTCAGATATTGAAGAAAAAATGAATTACTATCTGCAGCATGAAGAAGAGGCTCTGAAAATCCTAAAAAATGCCCAGGCATACATACAACAGTTTCAAAACAATAAAACTGAAACGCTGATATCCCTTCTGGTATTTAGAAAATATTTTGAACAGAGCGGACAACTCAGATGA
- a CDS encoding class I SAM-dependent methyltransferase — MQWEKIYGPFDHNNYDQYTFHDLDSESGYYHGEIIRWVQKLSPAPKRTLLAGEAKQAAVKLKEIMALGKVTTTGVLDVDIFWNFEEKAPELGKFDLIISQAILEHLITPYEHLVSLASLMSPGGYLLVHTVTPGFVYHRYPIDSFRFFPDFFETFAQRNDLLVHRKRVHDNHIFYIFQCKNSTTETS, encoded by the coding sequence TTGCAGTGGGAAAAAATTTATGGCCCGTTTGACCATAACAACTATGACCAATACACTTTTCATGATCTTGACAGTGAATCCGGGTACTATCATGGAGAGATCATTCGCTGGGTTCAAAAACTCTCCCCTGCGCCAAAACGGACATTGCTTGCCGGGGAGGCAAAACAGGCAGCGGTAAAACTGAAAGAAATAATGGCACTTGGTAAAGTCACCACAACCGGAGTTCTGGATGTCGATATCTTCTGGAATTTTGAAGAAAAGGCTCCTGAACTCGGCAAATTTGATCTTATCATCAGCCAGGCAATTCTCGAGCACCTCATCACCCCTTATGAACATCTGGTTTCTTTAGCCAGCCTCATGAGTCCAGGCGGATATCTCCTGGTGCACACGGTAACCCCAGGGTTTGTTTATCACAGGTACCCCATTGATAGTTTTCGTTTCTTTCCAGATTTTTTCGAGACCTTTGCCCAAAGGAATGATTTACTTGTCCACCGAAAAAGGGTACACGACAATCATATCTTCTATATTTTCCAGTGCAAAAACAGCACAACCGAGACAAGTTAA
- a CDS encoding ABC transporter ATP-binding protein, with protein MIAALAVAGLSALQAYMVKPLLDKIFVEKSSYFLAILPLALILLFAVKAFFYGLNFYLLEKIGQTVIRNMRNKVFEHIHLQSLSFFHRTPTGELISRVISDINFMQAAISTVVVGLLRDFLQAVFLLIVIFTMDWKLALLSLVFLPSAAIPIVKFGRAFRRISTTMQEQIADVSNTMHESITGAPVVKAFTMEKYESSRFSVQVNMLFNTMMEKAKYRCIQHPLMEVIGGIGMALIIWFGGKEVIAGNSTPGTFFAFLTALVMIYEPIKAVSKINATIQQGLAAAVRIFQLLDQKPDILSKENAAELTPFQKEITLRDVHFSYDGISPILKDINLSVPAGEILAIVGPSGSGKSTLTSLIPRFFDIENGSLLIDGVNIKDVTLESLRRQIAIVTQQTILFNDTIRANIAYGDQDKSNEDIERAADAAHALNFIQELPEGFDTVIGESGIRLSGGERQRLSIARAILKNAPILILDEATSALDTESERLVQKALENLMKDRTTLVIAHRLSTIKNADRIIVIKDGMIVEEGTHDTLLSQNGEYETLYNMQYQN; from the coding sequence ATGATAGCAGCGCTCGCCGTTGCCGGGTTGAGTGCTCTTCAGGCCTACATGGTCAAACCCCTGCTGGACAAGATTTTTGTCGAGAAAAGTTCCTACTTTCTCGCCATTCTCCCGCTTGCCCTTATCCTCCTGTTTGCAGTCAAAGCTTTTTTCTATGGTCTAAATTTCTACCTTCTCGAAAAAATTGGCCAAACCGTAATCCGTAATATGCGCAATAAAGTTTTCGAGCATATCCATCTCCAATCACTCTCATTCTTTCATAGAACACCCACTGGTGAGCTGATTTCCCGAGTTATCTCTGACATTAATTTTATGCAGGCCGCAATATCAACGGTGGTTGTCGGGTTACTGCGTGATTTTTTACAGGCTGTCTTCCTGCTTATCGTTATATTCACCATGGATTGGAAACTGGCCCTGCTTTCTCTGGTTTTTCTTCCATCGGCAGCCATACCCATCGTTAAATTCGGCAGGGCGTTTCGCCGGATCAGTACCACCATGCAGGAACAGATTGCTGATGTTTCCAACACCATGCACGAATCCATCACCGGCGCCCCGGTGGTTAAAGCATTCACCATGGAAAAATACGAGTCCAGCCGTTTTTCAGTGCAGGTAAACATGCTTTTTAACACCATGATGGAAAAGGCAAAATACCGTTGTATCCAACATCCATTAATGGAAGTAATTGGTGGTATTGGGATGGCTCTTATAATCTGGTTTGGCGGTAAGGAAGTTATCGCCGGCAACTCCACACCGGGAACTTTTTTTGCCTTCCTGACGGCCCTGGTAATGATTTATGAGCCCATCAAGGCAGTAAGTAAAATCAATGCAACTATTCAGCAGGGGCTTGCCGCAGCGGTGAGAATTTTCCAGTTACTTGATCAAAAGCCGGACATCCTCTCGAAAGAAAATGCTGCCGAGCTTACACCTTTTCAGAAAGAAATAACTCTTCGTGATGTACATTTCAGCTATGATGGTATATCTCCAATACTGAAAGATATTAACCTCAGCGTTCCAGCGGGTGAAATCCTGGCTATTGTTGGCCCCAGTGGTTCTGGAAAATCAACCCTCACCAGTCTGATCCCAAGATTTTTTGATATAGAAAACGGTTCTCTGCTTATTGACGGTGTAAACATCAAAGATGTTACCCTGGAATCACTTCGCAGGCAGATTGCCATCGTCACCCAACAGACGATCCTCTTCAACGACACCATCCGTGCCAATATTGCCTATGGTGACCAGGACAAATCGAACGAAGATATTGAGAGAGCGGCCGATGCAGCTCATGCCCTCAACTTTATACAGGAACTCCCAGAAGGTTTCGATACAGTTATCGGTGAATCCGGGATACGACTCTCCGGCGGTGAAAGGCAACGTCTCTCCATTGCCAGGGCTATCTTGAAAAATGCTCCCATTCTTATCCTGGATGAGGCTACATCAGCACTCGATACAGAATCGGAACGACTGGTGCAAAAAGCTCTCGAAAACCTGATGAAAGATCGTACCACTCTTGTTATTGCTCATCGTCTTTCCACCATCAAGAATGCCGACAGGATTATTGTTATTAAGGATGGAATGATTGTTGAAGAGGGAACCCACGACACACTTCTCAGCCAGAATGGCGAGTATGAAACCCTCTATAATATGCAATATCAGAACTGA
- a CDS encoding methionine biosynthesis protein MetW → MKYHKETFVYEGLKPNNIDKIQLDMIPPGSHVLEIGCATGYMGEYLVQKKGCRFLGLETEKESAVSAEERGLAILCGTIEDQAISEQINRHVREHGPFQIIFMSQVIEHIARPEVTLNHLKQWMHSDCSLVISTCSIAHWRCRFRLLGGTWKYEDYGIFDHSHLRFFTIKSFRELLEQCDFKVIDFAYSFEDICPFKILFDTRILAPSDLLRLIPFVGMRLRKSYTDLFKNFITKQFVFKVQLN, encoded by the coding sequence ATGAAGTACCATAAGGAGACTTTCGTCTACGAAGGACTCAAACCGAACAACATTGACAAAATTCAATTGGACATGATCCCTCCCGGTAGCCATGTCCTGGAAATTGGCTGTGCCACTGGATATATGGGGGAATATCTGGTGCAGAAAAAAGGTTGCCGGTTTCTGGGACTAGAAACTGAAAAAGAGTCTGCTGTATCAGCTGAGGAACGCGGCCTTGCCATTCTGTGTGGAACGATTGAAGACCAGGCAATCAGTGAACAGATCAACCGCCACGTTAGGGAACACGGTCCTTTCCAGATAATTTTCATGTCTCAGGTTATAGAACACATTGCACGCCCTGAAGTCACGTTAAACCACCTCAAGCAGTGGATGCACTCCGACTGCAGCCTGGTCATTTCAACCTGTTCCATTGCCCACTGGAGATGCCGTTTTCGGCTCCTTGGCGGAACCTGGAAATACGAAGACTATGGCATATTTGACCATAGTCATCTGAGATTCTTCACTATCAAGAGTTTCCGGGAACTCCTTGAACAATGTGATTTCAAGGTAATTGATTTCGCCTATTCCTTTGAGGACATCTGCCCATTTAAAATACTCTTCGATACCCGTATCCTTGCACCCTCCGATCTTCTTCGTCTGATCCCTTTTGTCGGGATGCGATTACGCAAAAGCTATACTGATCTTTTTAAAAACTTTATTACCAAGCAATTTGTTTTTAAAGTTCAACTTAACTAA
- the kdsB gene encoding 3-deoxy-manno-octulosonate cytidylyltransferase has protein sequence MKVIAIIPARFESKRFPGKALTDILGKTMIQRVYEQVQKSPLIDSVYVATDSDAIRTSIEEIDGRVIMTSAQCSSGTDRVAEAARSLHLKPDDVVINIQGDQPFLKPECLNDLVRAFTKTPALTMGTLAHELTNEEEINNPNNVKVIFDRNSFAIYFSRAKIPFNRDNTDDTLYYKHIGIYAYSNLFLQEFTDLPYSSLENIEKLEQLRAIEAGYKIQVTVTEHDSPSVDDPTDIEKHTAAL, from the coding sequence ATGAAAGTTATAGCAATTATCCCCGCCCGCTTTGAATCTAAACGATTTCCAGGAAAAGCTCTCACCGATATCCTGGGGAAAACGATGATCCAGCGTGTGTACGAGCAGGTTCAAAAAAGCCCTCTCATCGACTCTGTCTATGTGGCAACCGACAGTGATGCCATTCGCACCTCAATTGAAGAAATTGACGGCAGGGTCATAATGACATCAGCCCAATGCAGCTCAGGAACGGACAGGGTTGCAGAGGCGGCCAGATCATTGCACCTGAAACCAGACGATGTGGTGATCAACATTCAGGGGGACCAACCATTCCTGAAGCCGGAATGCCTTAATGACCTGGTACGAGCCTTTACAAAAACTCCTGCACTGACCATGGGCACTCTCGCCCATGAACTCACGAATGAAGAAGAGATAAACAATCCCAACAATGTAAAAGTCATTTTTGACAGGAACTCTTTTGCCATCTATTTTTCACGGGCCAAAATTCCATTCAACAGAGACAACACAGACGACACTCTCTACTATAAACACATTGGGATCTATGCTTACTCCAATCTTTTTCTCCAGGAATTCACCGACCTGCCATACTCATCACTTGAAAACATTGAAAAGCTTGAACAATTACGTGCCATTGAAGCTGGATACAAAATACAGGTAACCGTCACGGAACATGATTCTCCAAGTGTAGATGATCCGACCGATATCGAAAAACATACTGCAGCACTGTAA
- a CDS encoding glycosyltransferase family 2 protein: MYRPLLCSVIIVSYNNFDTTTGPCLDSLAQSPEDMEIIVVDNNSDSSTKQLLTLAGERDSRIRLFFLDENRGYAAGNNIGARAASGEFFLLLNTDTLVPPGTISLFSSLMQQNPDWDMLGPVTNNCGNDQQIYTTGKTPEEILSQGIHWSNHSAKLSFQTDRLIFFCVLIRRTLYEELQGLDEDFGLGYYEDTDFVYRAIKSGKRMMISEKIFVYHQGKGSFSKVSGAVRKLMKKNRKLFKKKHGHGETTDHWRIKNLQAMERYLKHLNKNTPLAELQYSFSNRQRIAEELMPNSPLKRFFYRRNLIRTIARFKRRINQRQSQDSVTI; encoded by the coding sequence ATGTATCGCCCTCTGCTCTGTAGTGTTATTATAGTTTCCTATAACAATTTTGATACAACAACCGGTCCCTGTCTGGACAGTCTGGCTCAATCACCTGAAGATATGGAAATAATTGTTGTGGACAACAACTCGGACAGTTCCACAAAACAGCTACTGACTCTGGCCGGAGAAAGAGATTCTCGAATTAGATTGTTCTTTCTTGATGAAAACAGGGGCTACGCCGCAGGAAATAACATCGGAGCCAGGGCCGCCAGTGGGGAATTTTTTCTCCTCCTGAATACCGACACCCTGGTACCACCAGGAACCATATCTCTTTTCAGCTCCCTTATGCAGCAAAACCCTGATTGGGATATGTTGGGACCGGTAACAAACAACTGTGGTAACGATCAGCAAATATACACCACGGGAAAAACCCCCGAAGAGATCCTCAGCCAGGGAATTCATTGGAGCAATCACTCAGCAAAACTCAGCTTTCAGACTGATCGACTTATTTTTTTCTGTGTGCTGATACGAAGAACACTCTATGAAGAATTACAGGGCTTGGATGAAGATTTTGGTCTTGGTTATTACGAAGACACTGATTTTGTTTACAGAGCGATAAAGTCAGGGAAGCGGATGATGATAAGCGAAAAGATTTTTGTCTACCATCAGGGGAAAGGTAGTTTTTCAAAGGTGAGTGGTGCTGTGCGAAAACTGATGAAAAAAAACCGGAAACTGTTCAAGAAAAAGCATGGTCACGGTGAGACCACTGACCACTGGCGAATAAAGAACCTCCAGGCCATGGAGAGGTATCTGAAGCATCTTAATAAAAACACACCGTTGGCAGAGCTTCAGTACTCCTTCTCAAATCGTCAACGAATTGCAGAGGAACTGATGCCAAACAGCCCGCTTAAACGTTTCTTCTATCGCCGTAACCTTATCAGGACTATTGCTCGCTTCAAGAGGAGAATCAACCAGCGGCAAAGTCAGGACTCTGTTACAATATAA